A window of the Gossypium arboreum isolate Shixiya-1 chromosome 2, ASM2569848v2, whole genome shotgun sequence genome harbors these coding sequences:
- the LOC108462701 gene encoding WEB family protein At3g51220 → METQVPIPSSKPPKDYSSNVDTSRPFRSVKEAVAVFGERLLVGEIYTPKPYTYSRPPSQEITWFSPSPLSRKEDDPENIHHQGVLDTLKKLETELEETKAELKLLKERESETEVALASLNAELHKNMSKLARAEAAAAKMAAETTTPRTVSMEMGNRSEDTAREEERRKELMKRMENNPTLSQILSIGEKEGYFGGKRERKLMKKKPIVPLVGDWLFKKKGSPTTLHNPLYAS, encoded by the coding sequence ATGGAAACCCAAGTCCCAATTCCGTCGTCAAAGCCACCCAAAGATTATAGCTCCAACGTCGACACTTCCCGTCCTTTCCGCTCCGTCAAAGAAGCCGTTGCTGTCTTCGGTGAGCGGCTTCTCGTTGGAGAGATATATACTCCAAAGCCTTACACTTACAGTCGCCCTCCTAGCCAAGAGATCACATGGTTTTCACCTAGTCCCCTAAGCCGTAAAGAAGATGACCCGGAGAATATCCATCATCAAGGGGTTCTTGATACCTTAAAGAAGCTCGAGACTGAGCTGGAGGAAACAAAGGCCGAGTTGAAGTTGCTGAAGGAGAGAGAATCCGAAACCGAAGTTGCATTGGCTTCACTTAATGCTGAACTTCACAAGAACATGTCAAAGTTGGCTAGAGCTGAGGCGGCGGCAGCTAAAATGGCGGCGGAGACAACTACACCCAGAACTGTGAGTATGGAGATGGGAAATAGATCAGAAGATACAGCGAGAGAAGAGGAGAGAAGAAAGGAGTTGATGAAAAGAATGGAGAATAACCCAACCTTGTCTCAGATACTGAGTATAGGTGAGAAAGAAGGGTATTTCGGAGGGAAAAGAGAAAGGAAGTTGATGAAGAAGAAACCCATTGTTCCTCTAGTTGGAGATTGGCTTTTCAAGAAGAAAGGCTCCCCCACTACTCTTCACAATCCTCTTTATGCCTCCTGA
- the LOC108462711 gene encoding nifU-like protein 2, chloroplastic, which yields MQAIVISPTYCCNAHQSPEPSSSPPLTTKPSSFFGIRVLLAKGRNPARRCSWRCVRVRSPALTRRKVVKAVATPDSALELPLTAENVESVLDEVRPYLIADGGNVALHEIDGNVVRLKLQGACGSCPSSVTTMKMGIEKRLMEKIPEIVAVEPITDEETGLELNEENIEKVLEEIRPYLVGAAGGSLELVAIEEPIVKVRITGPAAGVMTVRVAVTQKLREKIPTIAAVQLL from the exons ATGCAGGCCATAGTTATTAGCCCTACATATTGCTGCAACGCCCATCAATCCCCAGAACCCTCCTCTTCTCCTCCCCTAACTACCAAG CCCTCTAGCTTCTTTGGCATCCGCGTCTTGCTCGCGAAAGGGCGTAATCCCGCGCGGCGTTGCTCATGGCGTTGTGTGCGGGTCCGATCACCTGCTCTCACGCGCAGGAAAG TTGTAAAGGCTGTTGCCACACCTGATTCAGCCTTAGAATTGCCCCTAACTGCTGAGAATGTTGAGAGCGTGTTGGATGAAGTTCGACCCTATCTGATTGCTGATGGGGGGAATGTGGCATTACATGAGATTGATGGTAATGTTGTGCGGTTGAAGCTCCAAGGAGCATGTGGCTCATGTCCGAGTTCTGTTACGACAATGAAGATGGGTATTGAGAAACGTTTAATGGAAAAGATACCTGAAATTGTTGCAGTGGAGCCTATAACTGATGAAGAAACTGGCCTTGAGCTGAATGAAGAAAATATTGAGAAG GTACTTGAAGAGATTAGGCCCTACCTGGTGGGGGCAGCGGGTGGATCTCTTGAATTAGTTGCCATTGAGGAGCCAATAGTTAAAGTTAGAATCACGGGTCCTGCAGCAGGGGTCATGACTGTTAGAGTGGCTGTTACTCAAAAATTGCGAGAGAAAATTCCCACCATCGCTGCGGTTCAACTTCTATGA